A segment of the Phocoena sinus isolate mPhoSin1 chromosome 11, mPhoSin1.pri, whole genome shotgun sequence genome:
TGCTATGAGCATCTCATTTGATCTCCACGGGGTCATAGATGTAGCAGCCCACATCACCAATGTTCACACCTGAGGGAGAGAGCCCCATCACCAAGGGccttggggctggggagggtgctGGGCTGAAGGCTGGAGGGAATTGGGAGGGGTCTGGGGTGTGTTTGACCACAGGGGAAGTTGTCCACACATCCCCACAGACCCACATGCCATACTTTAGGCCCATTGTCTGGGGTGGGGCTGCCCACCTTTGGGGCCAAACAGGTAGCCATAGCAGGGGATGTGGCAGTAGGGGACGCCGTCATGctgggacacagagagaaagagagacatcTCAGCTTGGCTCTTTTCCCATCTgcagcctccctcctcccagcataatcacccacccctgccctgctcaCCTCAGCGTGACTCCCAGCAGTCAGGGTCTTCCGGCACCGCTGGCACCTCAGACAGGGTCGGTGCCAATTTCTGCCCAAAGACATCACCTTCTCAGCTGGTGGGGGAGAGATGGTAGTtcaaggggcagggcagggagaccCACTTGCCTTGTACCACCTCCCTGCCCTTTGATGCCCATCCTGCACCCCTCTCTCCTAGCTTTCTGTTGTCACTTACCGAAATAGACGGGTTCCTTACAGCCAGGGCACAGCGAGGTCTCCCCAGTGAACGTCTTCGTGTGGGGAGGGCCTTTAAAGGGAAGAGGCCCCCGCTAGGGCTGAGGTGGAGGCCAGGCCTAAACAGGGCCCATCAGCCCTGCCCTGCATATGGCACTGTCCTCTTCCAAAAGCCATGCTCATCCCAGAGCCTCCCACCCGCATGGACATGAGCCTGCCTTCCTCAGGCAGAGCTGAGTCCCCTCTGACTCCACTTCCTGCCCCATCCCTACCTGCAGGAGGGACCACCTGCTTCCTTCTCAACCTCCCAGGGGCTCAGGTGCCCACCAGCCCAACCCCGTCAGCAACTCAATCCTCAGGAAACCTGAGCTGATATAGGAGCTGGCCAGGGCAGGGGTGTCAGGTGTTGGGGAGCACAATGTCACTGCCCACTCCAGGGGATGGAGGAAGGtacagggagaggggagaagtggAAGAAATGTGAGGGGCTGGCCCATCTCAATGACCCCTTACTCTAGGTCATTCCTTCCatggccctggcctgggaggggcCCGGGTTCCAGGCCAGCTTTGCctctgactagctgtgtgactgcaCAAGGTCATTTGCCCTCTacagacctcagttttctcacccgtaaaatgggggtgataatgcCACCTGCCCGATTTACCTCTTACTCAGCAGCTGACAGGAGGAAACATCAAAAAAGGGGCCACGGAGAAGAGAAGTCTTTGCCATGAAAAAAGTTGTAGGAATGTGAAGCAAAGGACTAGGTGGGATACTGCCACCTGGTCCCCATCCCCTGTTCCATCCTGGGGAAGGGTCAGGAGGAGGAGTAGCTGGGGCTCGATCTCACTTACTTTTCTTGCCCTGGGGGAGGCCAGTCCTGGGCCTGGGGGGGCTGAAGCTGCTGGGGCTAAGAGGAGTAGcgctggcaggggtgggggtgggggaattgtAGAGGTAGGAGCCCACACCACCAATGTTCACCCctgcagagagaagaggggaggtcAGGCTTGAGCCTCTAGCTCTCAGCCACATGGAGGGTTCTGCTGTCCCCTGGCCCCTTCCAGGCTGGTACTTACCCCTGGGTCCAAAGAGAGCCCCATAGCATGGCTTGTGGCAATACGGCCTTCCGTTGTGCTAGGCacaagcagagggaagagga
Coding sequences within it:
- the CRIP3 gene encoding cysteine-rich protein 3, giving the protein MASASVTLSFIEELKDSSIKRWSGSKFLAASGNGGAADSAQRGSRLSHGRGQRRGRELNPGGLDHSVQCAAPAAQSGAMSWTCPRCQQPVFFAEKVSSLGKNWHPFCLKCEHCHSVLSPGGHAEHNGRPYCHKPCYGALFGPRGVNIGGVGSYLYNSPTPTPASATPLSPSSFSPPRPRTGLPQGKKSPPHTKTFTGETSLCPGCKEPVYFAEKVMSLGRNWHRPCLRCQRCRKTLTAGSHAEHDGVPYCHIPCYGYLFGPKGVNIGDVGCYIYDPVEIK